From a region of the Solanum stenotomum isolate F172 chromosome 2, ASM1918654v1, whole genome shotgun sequence genome:
- the LOC125856044 gene encoding LOW QUALITY PROTEIN: uncharacterized protein LOC125856044 (The sequence of the model RefSeq protein was modified relative to this genomic sequence to represent the inferred CDS: substituted 2 bases at 2 genomic stop codons) — protein sequence MPRILLKERGAFGNTDTGGACMSSACAVRCYTAGDKPEEGDDDVKSSYQLCPGRQTCYNGGDRGSRSRGGNHTMVNSFPGLVQTTRHTMGAGHARSRYLNRKEGDAEGRGSEIVTRALSHMDTSMCSSAPEPKIWIIQGTLEDRWGDLGEIXCRSNFXFTRGIRAVRGGPPRLLSF from the exons ATGCCGCGAATCCTCTTGAAAGAGAGGGGTGCCTTCGGTAACACGGACACAGGTGGTGCATGCATGTCGTCAGCTTGTGCTGTAAGGTGTTAT ACTGCCGGTGATAAGCCGGAGGAAGGTGATGATGACGTCAAGTCATCATACCAGTTATGCCCTGGGCGACAGACGTGCTACAATGGTGGGGACAGAGGGTCGCGATCTCGTGGGGGTAA CCATACGATGGTGAATTCATTCCCGGGCCTTGTACAAACCACCCGTCACACTATGGGAGCTGGCCATGCCCGAAGTCGTTACCTTAACCGTAAGGAGGGGGATGCCGAAGGCAGGGGTAGTGAAATCGTAACAAG GGCTCTCAGCCACATGGATACTTCAATGTGCTCATCGGCGCCTGAACCTAAGATATGGATCATCCAAGGCACATTA GAGGATAGATGGGGTGATTTGGGTGAGATCTAATGTAGATCCAACTTTTGATTCACTCGTGGGATCCGGGCGGTCCGGGGGGGACCACCACGGCTCCTCTCTTTTTAA